A region of the Bacillus sp. NP247 genome:
TATCGATATATTTCCTGGGCAACCCCATCTTCAAAACTCGATTCATGAAATACTTTTCCATCCGGTAGTATCATTGTCGCTCCATTTAAACTAGTTGTGTAATATGGGAACGAAAACCTTTTTACCGCCTCATCAATTCGGTGAGTAAAACGGCCAGAGGCAAAACAAATATTTGTCCCTTTTTCAGCTAGCCAACAAAGCGCTCGTTCATCTTCTTTTTGCATATGATTCACATTGTAAACGAGCGTATCATCTAAATCACTTACAAATAGTTTAATCATGTCCTCTTCCCCTTTCATACACAATATCTACTCTAATTGTACAAAAAAAATGTTTGATTTTTGTTAAAAAAACAATAAATTTTCAATAAAAAATAAGCGGAAGTATAATCCCGCTTATTTTTGTCTTCGCACATTTTGAGGTCTTACAATACTTGGACGAACCTTTAAACTAGACATAGTTGGACGAAGTAAAATTTTCGTTAACGCGCCCCAATCAAACGGTAAAAACGGCCATAAATATGGTGTTTGCAAGCTTCTTATAGATGTTAAAAATAGAATCAACATCGTCATTCCAATGACAAATCCCATTTCATGGAATATGCCTGTTAAAATAATAACAAACAATTTTCCGACCTTATTTCCAAGTCCAAGTTCATAACTCGGCGTTGCAAATGATCCAATCATAGAAACCGCTACATACAAAATAACTTCTGGTACAAATAAACCTACATCAATTGCAATTTGACCGATTAATATGGCAGAAATTAATCCTGCTGCAGACGACAATGATGTCGGTGTATGGATGGCAGCCATTCTTAAAAATTCGAGTCCGACTTCCGCCATCAAAATTTGTAATAAAATTGGTAAGTGCGTCATCTTGTTTGGTCCAATGAAAGCAAGACTATCCGGTAAAAGAGTTGGATTAAAAACAAAAACTAACCAAAATGGCAGTAAGAACAGCGAAAATATAACACCTAAAAAACGTACCCAACGTAAAAATGTACCTACAGCTGGATTTTGTCTAAACTCTTCTGCATGCTGTAAATGGTGGAAATATGTTGTTGGAGTGATCATAACACTTGGTGATGTGTCAACAAGTACTAACACATGTCCTTCTAATAGATGATTTGCTGCTACATCTGGTCTTTCTGTGTATCGAATAAGCGGGAATGGATTATAGCCTTGTTTCACTACAAATTCTTCTACTGTTTTATCCGCCATCGTAATCCCGTCTACATCAATGTTATTTAATTCTTGTTTTATAATCTT
Encoded here:
- the spoVAF gene encoding spore germination protein SpoVAF; its protein translation is MTKPKKVNIPISSFLSDNENYLKQTVGLGVTYDVGIRKFQILNKEIGVLFVNGLCDTNYIIPILEEAVDTNEIRDVEEDTVKLLENRLIHQQVSKVKTMDEVMIQVLSGLIIIFVEGETEAFAIDVRSYPGRTPTEPDTEKVVRGARDGFVENIVVNTALIRRRIRDPRLRNEMIRVGDRSQTDICITYVQDVANPDLVKIIKQELNNIDVDGITMADKTVEEFVVKQGYNPFPLIRYTERPDVAANHLLEGHVLVLVDTSPSVMITPTTYFHHLQHAEEFRQNPAVGTFLRWVRFLGVIFSLFLLPFWLVFVFNPTLLPDSLAFIGPNKMTHLPILLQILMAEVGLEFLRMAAIHTPTSLSSAAGLISAILIGQIAIDVGLFVPEVILYVAVSMIGSFATPSYELGLGNKVGKLFVIILTGIFHEMGFVIGMTMLILFLTSIRSLQTPYLWPFLPFDWGALTKILLRPTMSSLKVRPSIVRPQNVRRQK